Proteins from a single region of Sporosarcina sp. P33:
- a CDS encoding carboxymuconolactone decarboxylase family protein, with the protein MAEDRYQRGLEKLMELTLSGEDNPSGEMEIGDSFKDVAPDLTKYVVEFAFGDIYSRPGLDNKQKVLTTITALVAQGKPQIEMHIKTGLDVGLTPDEIIGCIMHLIPYTGFPSVLNALTAAQKVFAERGVSITKNDDN; encoded by the coding sequence ATGGCAGAAGATCGTTACCAGCGAGGTTTGGAAAAATTAATGGAGCTTACGCTATCAGGTGAAGATAATCCATCGGGCGAGATGGAAATTGGCGACAGCTTTAAAGATGTTGCGCCGGATTTAACTAAGTATGTCGTGGAATTTGCGTTCGGTGATATTTATTCGCGTCCAGGGCTCGACAATAAACAAAAGGTCCTCACGACCATTACTGCTCTTGTCGCACAGGGCAAGCCGCAAATTGAAATGCACATCAAGACAGGGCTTGATGTCGGTTTGACGCCTGATGAGATCATAGGCTGCATCATGCACCTGATCCCGTATACAGGGTTCCCAAGTGTGCTGAATGCGCTGACGGCTGCTCAAAAAGTGTTTGCGGAACGCGGCGTATCCATTACGAAAAACGATGATAACTAA
- a CDS encoding DMT family transporter: METHHLKASILTIAGAVCWGLIGLFIAPLYTQGFTAWDVVAVRGIFSFVFLFMIMILFYRNQLRTRMKDHLFFASAGIFSLALFNYFYFEVFSRSSLSLAVTLLYTGPLFVTILSRIFFKEPLTARKGLALVFAIAGCAFVVGLLPFGSESISGSTLLMGILSGLCYALYSIFTKPVTKRYSALTITTYTFFYMGLFMSLTSDVWRMADKFQQAGVWISALLLALVSTVAAYVLYTSGLKYLEAGKASILATIEPIIAVLAGVLFLGDHLGAWQAAGIALVLYSAVLVAGGRKKSKQGSPEEKYHTL; the protein is encoded by the coding sequence TTGGAGACACATCACCTTAAAGCCAGCATCCTTACAATTGCAGGAGCGGTCTGCTGGGGGCTGATCGGTTTATTTATAGCCCCGCTGTATACGCAGGGCTTTACGGCCTGGGATGTCGTAGCGGTTCGGGGAATTTTCAGCTTTGTATTTTTATTTATGATAATGATCCTGTTTTACCGAAATCAGCTGCGGACACGGATGAAAGATCATTTGTTTTTTGCAAGTGCAGGTATTTTCAGTCTGGCGCTGTTCAATTATTTTTACTTTGAAGTATTTTCGCGTTCAAGCCTGTCTCTTGCGGTGACGTTATTGTACACGGGCCCGTTATTTGTGACAATCCTTTCACGCATTTTCTTCAAGGAACCGCTGACTGCACGCAAAGGTCTGGCACTTGTATTTGCCATAGCAGGCTGTGCTTTTGTAGTGGGCCTGCTGCCGTTCGGATCTGAGAGTATATCAGGAAGTACGTTGCTGATGGGCATACTATCGGGTCTTTGCTACGCGCTGTACAGTATTTTTACAAAACCGGTTACAAAAAGGTATTCTGCATTGACGATTACGACATATACGTTCTTTTATATGGGTCTGTTTATGTCACTGACGAGTGATGTCTGGCGAATGGCTGATAAATTCCAGCAAGCGGGTGTCTGGATCTCCGCGTTGCTGCTGGCGTTAGTCTCTACAGTGGCGGCATATGTATTATACACATCCGGGCTGAAGTATTTAGAAGCGGGGAAGGCATCCATTCTGGCAACTATTGAACCGATTATTGCCGTTCTTGCGGGTGTGTTATTTCTCGGAGATCACCTGGGAGCATGGCAGGCCGCGGGCATCGCACTGGTACTTTATTCTGCCGTGCTGGTGGCGGGCGGAAGGAAGAAGTCAAAGCAGGGAAGTCCTGAAGAAAAATATCATACGCTTTAA
- a CDS encoding OsmC family protein → MSTKNSTLVKMGASAAWKEGIRSTHTIRHFEEFSMDEPEELGGTDTGGTPLEYMAATLNGCKAVMVPLIAKEQGFTFTALNFDTTGIVDVRGLMGEENVKTYFQKIRFTLEIETKEPEEAIERLKAEVERRCPVYNLFADAGIPVEANWIKK, encoded by the coding sequence ATGTCGACAAAAAATAGTACACTTGTAAAAATGGGCGCTTCAGCTGCATGGAAAGAAGGCATTCGTTCAACGCATACGATTCGTCACTTTGAAGAATTTTCGATGGATGAGCCGGAGGAATTGGGCGGTACGGATACTGGCGGTACACCGCTTGAATATATGGCGGCTACATTAAATGGATGCAAGGCAGTGATGGTTCCGTTAATTGCTAAGGAGCAAGGTTTTACTTTTACAGCTCTTAATTTCGATACAACAGGGATTGTTGATGTCAGGGGGCTGATGGGGGAAGAAAATGTTAAGACATACTTCCAAAAGATCCGTTTTACGCTGGAGATCGAAACGAAAGAACCGGAGGAAGCGATTGAGCGCTTGAAAGCAGAAGTTGAAAGACGGTGTCCGGTGTATAATTTGTTTGCGGACGCAGGCATACCTGTGGAGGCGAACTGGATAAAGAAATAA
- a CDS encoding BCCT family transporter: MTKKIDTLLITLSLALVLSIVGFLYVKPEESQQAANSIFGSLTEWFGSSTLIFTFLGILLLGFVAVSKYGNIRLGNTVPEYTNFKWISMMIACGLGSATVYWAFIEWAYYIDTPGLGIEPGSQRAFEMALPYNMFHWGVSAWTLYALVGLPICYHLYVRKNKGLSLSAIVSSITGIKQKGVIGRIVDIMFIFICFGGLSITLGVSVPLVSAVLSNVLGLTPSFKMNLLLILMISVIYSLSSYIGLQKGMARISDMTTKLAILFCIGIIIVGPGLFIIANSTNALGQMMQNFVQMSLFTDPIGKSGFPQSWTIFYWLYWITYAPFTGIFIAKVSKGRTLRSVILNTLISGSVGCFFFFGVIGSLSIDRQMSGKVDMVGMLAGGNDNAAIIEVLKTLPLSGVFMVLFAVVSVLFLASTLDGAAFTMASTATPGLGENEEPHPLHRLFWCVMLAVVPLTMIFIGADLNTIKTSAIITGVPVVLIMAIMAVGWVRWMVKDFGSMSAENISKFHTETGEVAEDAPKTIGEEVKSIR; this comes from the coding sequence ATGACGAAGAAAATAGATACGCTGCTGATCACTTTGAGTTTGGCTCTTGTATTAAGTATTGTAGGTTTCTTGTACGTAAAGCCTGAAGAGTCTCAGCAGGCAGCCAATAGTATTTTTGGCTCGTTGACTGAATGGTTCGGTTCCAGCACGCTGATCTTTACGTTTTTGGGTATCCTGTTACTTGGGTTTGTGGCTGTCAGTAAATACGGGAATATTCGTTTAGGCAACACAGTGCCTGAATATACTAATTTTAAATGGATCTCTATGATGATTGCCTGCGGATTAGGTTCAGCTACAGTGTACTGGGCATTTATCGAATGGGCTTATTATATTGATACACCGGGCCTCGGTATTGAGCCCGGATCACAGCGGGCGTTTGAAATGGCTTTGCCTTACAATATGTTCCATTGGGGAGTCAGTGCTTGGACACTGTATGCATTAGTCGGTCTGCCGATATGTTACCACCTTTATGTACGAAAAAACAAAGGGCTTAGCTTGAGCGCAATTGTCAGCTCTATTACTGGCATCAAGCAAAAGGGTGTCATCGGAAGAATTGTAGATATTATGTTCATCTTCATTTGTTTTGGCGGTCTAAGTATTACATTAGGTGTTTCCGTACCCTTAGTATCTGCAGTATTAAGTAATGTACTGGGTCTTACACCTTCATTTAAGATGAATTTGCTATTAATTCTAATGATATCGGTTATCTATTCATTAAGTTCCTATATAGGTTTGCAAAAAGGAATGGCACGGATTTCTGACATGACGACCAAACTGGCTATACTGTTTTGTATTGGTATTATTATTGTAGGCCCGGGATTGTTTATTATTGCAAACAGTACGAATGCGCTTGGACAGATGATGCAAAACTTCGTGCAGATGAGCTTGTTCACTGATCCAATCGGCAAGTCAGGATTTCCGCAGTCTTGGACCATTTTCTACTGGCTGTATTGGATAACGTATGCACCGTTTACTGGAATATTCATTGCGAAAGTATCGAAAGGCCGCACATTACGTTCGGTCATTCTGAATACGCTAATCAGCGGCAGTGTAGGATGTTTCTTCTTTTTCGGCGTCATCGGCAGCCTGTCTATTGACCGTCAGATGAGCGGTAAAGTCGATATGGTTGGAATGCTAGCTGGCGGAAATGATAACGCCGCCATTATTGAAGTTCTAAAAACATTGCCTCTCAGTGGTGTTTTCATGGTATTGTTTGCAGTCGTTTCTGTTCTGTTTTTGGCTTCGACTCTGGATGGAGCCGCGTTTACTATGGCATCCACAGCTACGCCGGGTCTCGGGGAAAATGAAGAGCCGCATCCGCTGCACCGATTATTTTGGTGTGTAATGCTTGCAGTTGTACCTCTGACAATGATATTTATAGGCGCAGATTTAAATACAATAAAAACAAGTGCCATCATTACGGGTGTTCCTGTTGTCCTCATTATGGCAATAATGGCCGTTGGCTGGGTGCGCTGGATGGTGAAGGACTTTGGGAGTATGTCAGCAGAAAATATCTCAAAGTTTCATACGGAGACAGGTGAAGTAGCAGAAGATGCCCCTAAGACGATTGGGGAGGAAGTAAAGAGTATTCGTTAA
- a CDS encoding mandelate racemase/muconate lactonizing enzyme family protein, protein MKITDIEVIELRVPPIDQECTWGEDALLVRVITDTGLVGIGESDTSPMVARAIIEAPSSNLYSTGLKSLLIGENPLEIQKLWDKMYWGSNYLGRRGAGIHAISAIDIALWDIASQFYQVPIYMLLGGKYRDTIKAYGTFIPDDIPAQNKKIVRKLIEQGYTSLKFGGGILGDDDDTDVEIVKAVREEAGDDFELQIDLASKWGTYGRSARMFKRLEKFNLHWIEEPILADDMKGYKKLSGLTGAQTAGGESLTTRYEFADFLKYAQPDIIQPDITRCGGISEMRKISELASMNGTKLVPHGFSTGILLAATIQFLAASKDGDLLEYSQSDSPLFTSLTGSLPALENGNIRVPDCIGLGVELDEELISKYRINS, encoded by the coding sequence ATGAAAATAACAGATATAGAAGTAATTGAACTGCGCGTCCCTCCGATTGATCAGGAGTGCACATGGGGAGAGGACGCTCTTCTTGTCCGGGTGATCACGGACACTGGACTAGTCGGTATTGGAGAAAGTGACACGTCTCCCATGGTTGCCCGAGCAATCATTGAAGCACCCAGCTCTAATTTATACAGTACTGGCTTGAAGTCCTTGCTGATTGGGGAAAATCCTTTGGAAATCCAAAAGCTTTGGGACAAGATGTACTGGGGTTCTAATTACTTGGGGAGAAGAGGAGCGGGTATCCATGCTATCAGTGCAATTGATATTGCACTATGGGATATTGCTTCTCAGTTTTATCAAGTGCCAATTTACATGCTGCTTGGCGGAAAGTATCGGGATACTATTAAGGCGTACGGGACGTTTATACCGGACGACATTCCCGCTCAAAACAAAAAGATTGTGAGAAAGTTAATTGAGCAGGGCTACACAAGCTTAAAGTTTGGCGGCGGAATTCTTGGCGATGATGACGATACGGATGTTGAAATTGTAAAGGCTGTCCGGGAAGAGGCGGGCGATGATTTTGAACTTCAGATCGACCTGGCTTCTAAATGGGGCACATACGGAAGGTCTGCAAGAATGTTTAAGCGCCTGGAGAAGTTCAATCTTCATTGGATTGAAGAACCGATACTGGCAGATGATATGAAAGGCTATAAAAAACTGTCCGGTTTAACGGGCGCCCAAACTGCCGGCGGCGAATCATTAACTACCCGCTATGAGTTTGCGGACTTCCTGAAATATGCACAGCCAGATATCATACAACCGGATATAACCCGCTGCGGCGGAATCAGCGAGATGAGAAAAATCTCTGAACTCGCTTCGATGAATGGCACTAAACTTGTGCCGCATGGTTTCAGCACTGGCATTTTGCTGGCAGCAACTATTCAATTTCTGGCTGCTTCTAAAGACGGTGATTTACTGGAGTATTCTCAAAGCGACAGTCCGCTCTTCACTAGTTTAACAGGTAGCTTGCCCGCTCTTGAAAACGGTAACATTCGTGTTCCGGATTGTATTGGCCTGGGCGTGGAATTGGATGAGGAATTGATTTCGAAGTACCGCATAAATTCATAA
- a CDS encoding mandelate racemase/muconate lactonizing enzyme family protein produces MKKLEIADVQVYVVETPEAKYKTSSHYSDLTITNTIVRIRTKDGYEGCGGAISWTEGNADLSLAESIRHLLPFLIGKSALQREEIYQLLASRCVQMTPQALSPIDIALWDLAARYAQMPLYQMLGGARDKILSYASTPFLPSIEDYIEHVHDLKMQGYRYIKFHTWCKAEEDLALVYAIEKEFQGSGLKFMLDVESSYTRQEALKVAIELERLGYVWFEAPLPDTDLKGYQELRTKVNIPIIPAGNTLLHLNQIEQGIQQDSWSSVRVDATLAGGVTQTKKIMALAEANSMTAELQSWGYTLSQAANLHLMLAAPNCLFFEQAVPVEPLEFGAKNPIRTDEKGYVHAPEGNGLGIEMDWPLIERTAIHQITCMHNE; encoded by the coding sequence ATGAAGAAGCTTGAAATAGCCGACGTGCAAGTCTATGTCGTGGAGACGCCGGAAGCGAAATACAAAACATCCTCCCATTACTCTGATCTGACGATTACAAATACAATTGTAAGAATACGGACAAAGGATGGCTACGAGGGATGCGGAGGAGCGATATCCTGGACAGAAGGTAATGCCGATTTAAGTCTGGCAGAATCAATCCGTCACTTACTGCCCTTTTTGATTGGCAAATCAGCTTTACAGCGGGAGGAAATCTATCAATTGCTGGCCAGCCGATGTGTTCAAATGACACCGCAGGCACTGTCGCCTATTGATATCGCACTATGGGATCTTGCCGCAAGATATGCGCAAATGCCGCTGTATCAGATGCTTGGAGGGGCAAGGGATAAGATTCTGTCCTATGCCAGTACGCCTTTTCTGCCGAGCATAGAAGACTATATCGAACATGTGCATGACCTTAAAATGCAAGGCTACCGATACATTAAGTTTCATACATGGTGCAAAGCGGAGGAAGATTTGGCGCTGGTCTATGCAATCGAGAAAGAATTCCAAGGGTCCGGATTAAAGTTTATGTTGGATGTGGAAAGTTCTTATACGAGACAGGAAGCGCTCAAAGTGGCAATTGAATTGGAGCGTCTTGGGTATGTTTGGTTCGAGGCTCCATTGCCGGATACAGATTTGAAGGGTTATCAGGAGTTAAGAACGAAGGTGAATATTCCGATTATCCCGGCAGGAAATACACTGCTGCATCTGAATCAAATTGAGCAGGGAATTCAACAGGACAGCTGGTCTAGCGTGCGAGTTGATGCCACGTTGGCGGGTGGTGTCACGCAAACGAAAAAAATCATGGCACTTGCTGAGGCGAATTCTATGACGGCGGAATTGCAATCTTGGGGTTATACACTTTCCCAAGCTGCCAATCTGCACCTGATGCTGGCTGCACCAAATTGTTTATTCTTTGAGCAGGCCGTGCCTGTCGAACCATTGGAATTTGGCGCGAAAAATCCTATCCGAACAGACGAAAAAGGATATGTACATGCCCCTGAAGGTAATGGACTTGGGATTGAAATGGATTGGCCGCTGATTGAGAGGACTGCGATTCATCAGATTACATGTATGCATAATGAATAA
- a CDS encoding GntR family transcriptional regulator, which yields MNKDLSKFSLKHRIAQEIRNLIYEGKLVPGEKITENRLAQDLGVSRTSVREAILLLELEGLLISSPYKDTRVATISQEEVVELLLPMRVQIETYALKKGFENWGEKYKETFKRIVEDMRKAANYEDLLTFIELDIQLHELIVTASEMENVIRVWESIVHRIRLHFVYQNSKSGTLEKWLTEHEELVDILITAEDINVAAEALQKHIIDTNIPDVYLLN from the coding sequence ATGAATAAAGATTTGTCGAAGTTTTCATTAAAGCATCGAATAGCACAAGAGATTCGGAATTTAATATACGAAGGAAAGCTAGTCCCGGGGGAGAAAATTACTGAGAATCGTTTAGCACAGGATTTAGGGGTCAGCCGGACTTCTGTCCGGGAGGCAATTTTGCTGCTGGAACTAGAAGGGCTTTTAATTTCGTCGCCTTATAAAGACACAAGGGTCGCCACGATCTCACAGGAGGAAGTGGTAGAACTTCTTCTCCCTATGCGTGTTCAAATTGAAACATATGCATTGAAAAAAGGGTTTGAAAATTGGGGAGAAAAATATAAAGAAACATTTAAAAGAATTGTAGAAGATATGAGGAAGGCTGCTAATTACGAGGATTTACTGACTTTTATCGAATTAGATATCCAGCTGCATGAATTAATTGTAACCGCTTCCGAAATGGAAAATGTAATCAGAGTTTGGGAAAGCATCGTGCACAGAATCCGTTTACATTTTGTTTATCAAAACAGCAAGTCAGGGACATTGGAAAAATGGCTGACAGAACATGAAGAACTGGTAGATATCCTGATTACAGCTGAAGATATAAATGTGGCAGCGGAGGCCTTACAAAAGCATATTATTGATACGAATATTCCTGATGTCTATTTGCTGAATTAA
- a CDS encoding toast rack family protein, which produces MRNILIIIMAAGLLGAVGFWVYNWGSADRVSGAFSIEKDGAKSLDVDIRFGAGNLLIEGGATEWVDGDIDTSIKKWYPTVTYKNKRNAGYVEIQQKMKGLSALRKKRNNWNLQLTNEVPVNLDVEIGVSDSELKMAGILLKHLSVDAGVGDTAIDLSGEWKESFDADIDLGVGDAKIYLPKDTGVKISVSKGLGSIGTKGFISKGKGVYVNEAYNHSDTAIHLNVDVGVGSADFLLVE; this is translated from the coding sequence ATGCGGAATATACTGATCATTATAATGGCTGCCGGGTTGTTAGGCGCAGTCGGATTTTGGGTGTATAACTGGGGGAGTGCAGATCGGGTTTCCGGCGCATTTTCGATTGAAAAGGACGGGGCAAAGTCACTGGATGTTGACATCCGCTTTGGCGCCGGCAATCTTCTGATTGAAGGCGGTGCAACGGAATGGGTGGATGGTGACATTGATACGAGTATAAAGAAGTGGTATCCAACCGTAACTTATAAGAATAAAAGAAATGCGGGCTATGTAGAAATTCAACAGAAAATGAAAGGACTTTCAGCGCTGCGGAAGAAACGAAATAACTGGAATCTTCAACTGACTAATGAAGTGCCTGTGAATCTTGACGTGGAAATAGGAGTATCCGATTCCGAGCTGAAGATGGCAGGAATTCTCTTAAAACATTTATCAGTGGATGCGGGTGTCGGTGATACAGCTATAGATCTTAGCGGGGAATGGAAAGAAAGCTTTGATGCAGACATCGACCTGGGAGTAGGCGACGCGAAAATTTATTTGCCGAAAGATACAGGAGTTAAAATATCCGTTTCAAAAGGGCTTGGCAGTATCGGAACGAAAGGTTTCATTTCCAAGGGGAAAGGTGTCTATGTGAATGAAGCGTACAATCATTCGGATACCGCTATTCATTTGAACGTCGATGTCGGCGTAGGCAGTGCAGATTTTTTGCTTGTTGAGTAG
- a CDS encoding heterodisulfide reductase-related iron-sulfur binding cluster — protein sequence MGPLLIANWILFIGITLYALSLFTYLIKTRTQFVRLGRKEEFDHNVKERLQKIWVYVFGQKKLLKDKKSGTIHVLFFYGFLLVQFGAIDLIWKGLKPGSHLPLGSIYNGFTFFQEIVVFLILVAVVWAFHRRYIEKLVRLKRGWKSGLVLIFIGGLMLSTIMANGMNMIWQGNPASVTEPMASLVATVFGFMSPTAAAAVFFVNWWIHLLILLTFLVYVPQSKHAHLIAGPVNTYFHRLDHAGRLKPIDFEAMENAESEEDMPALGVGKITDFNQLQMIDFYACVECGRCTNMCPAAGTGKMLSPMDLITKLRDHLTETGALVTKQKPWVPAFAFTNSKANQIAVAAGLEGAVAEDIYSPSLIGDVITEEEIWACTTCRNCEDQCPVMNEHVDKIIDLRRHLVMTEGKMNPDAKRAMTNIERQGNPWGLNRKEKEKWREARPDLYVPTVKELNKAGEEFEYLLWVGSMGAFDNRAQKIIESFVHLMNKANIKFAILGNKEKNSGDTPRRLGNEFLFQELAEANIKEFEKAGITKIVTVDPHAYNIFKNEYPDFGFQAEVIHHTEMLYDLVKKGILQPVHPINETITFHDSCYLGRYNDVYDPPREILKAIPGVNLVEMKRNRENGMCCGAGGGMMWMEEDTGQRVNVARTEQALEVNPGIISSGCPYCLTMMSDGTKAIEVEDSVGTYDIAELLERSIFGDVSEPEVMEEKELIMQ from the coding sequence ATGGGGCCATTATTAATCGCCAACTGGATATTATTCATTGGGATTACTTTATATGCACTTTCGTTATTTACGTATTTAATTAAGACTCGGACTCAATTTGTCCGATTAGGCAGAAAAGAAGAATTCGATCATAATGTGAAGGAACGCCTTCAAAAGATCTGGGTCTATGTGTTCGGACAAAAGAAATTATTAAAAGATAAAAAAAGCGGTACAATTCATGTATTGTTTTTCTATGGCTTTCTGCTTGTGCAGTTTGGCGCGATAGATCTGATTTGGAAAGGGCTAAAACCAGGGTCTCACCTTCCGCTGGGATCTATATATAACGGTTTTACATTCTTTCAGGAAATTGTAGTATTTCTAATTCTGGTTGCAGTAGTCTGGGCATTTCACCGCCGATATATCGAGAAGCTCGTCAGGCTGAAAAGAGGGTGGAAATCAGGTCTTGTTCTCATCTTCATTGGCGGTCTGATGCTTTCGACAATTATGGCGAATGGGATGAATATGATTTGGCAAGGAAATCCTGCATCAGTGACAGAGCCAATGGCGTCGCTGGTCGCTACAGTGTTTGGATTTATGTCTCCAACTGCAGCTGCAGCCGTGTTTTTTGTTAACTGGTGGATTCATCTGCTTATTTTATTGACGTTCCTTGTCTATGTTCCGCAATCCAAACATGCTCACTTGATTGCCGGACCGGTAAATACGTATTTCCATCGGCTGGATCATGCGGGCAGACTAAAGCCGATTGATTTTGAAGCGATGGAGAATGCAGAAAGTGAAGAAGACATGCCTGCGCTCGGTGTAGGGAAAATTACTGATTTCAATCAATTACAGATGATTGACTTTTACGCTTGTGTAGAGTGCGGACGCTGTACGAATATGTGTCCTGCAGCAGGCACAGGGAAAATGTTGTCTCCCATGGACCTGATCACGAAGCTGCGCGATCACTTGACGGAAACAGGTGCTTTAGTGACAAAGCAAAAACCGTGGGTGCCTGCATTTGCGTTTACTAATTCCAAAGCTAATCAAATTGCTGTCGCGGCTGGCCTGGAAGGGGCTGTGGCGGAAGATATCTATAGCCCGTCACTGATTGGCGATGTGATTACGGAGGAAGAAATTTGGGCTTGTACTACTTGCAGAAACTGTGAAGATCAATGTCCAGTTATGAACGAGCACGTCGACAAAATAATCGATCTGCGCCGTCATCTTGTAATGACAGAAGGTAAGATGAACCCGGATGCAAAACGGGCGATGACAAACATAGAGCGTCAAGGCAATCCTTGGGGACTCAACCGAAAAGAGAAGGAAAAATGGAGAGAGGCACGTCCGGATCTTTATGTTCCTACAGTAAAGGAATTGAATAAAGCAGGAGAAGAGTTTGAATATTTGTTATGGGTAGGTTCAATGGGAGCTTTCGATAACCGCGCACAAAAGATTATAGAATCATTCGTGCATCTTATGAACAAAGCTAACATCAAATTCGCTATCCTTGGAAATAAAGAAAAGAACTCCGGCGATACACCAAGACGTCTGGGGAACGAATTTTTGTTCCAGGAGTTGGCGGAAGCGAATATTAAAGAATTTGAAAAGGCCGGTATTACTAAAATCGTCACCGTTGATCCGCATGCCTATAATATCTTTAAAAATGAATATCCGGATTTTGGATTCCAGGCAGAAGTGATTCATCATACCGAAATGCTATATGACTTGGTGAAAAAAGGGATCTTACAGCCAGTTCATCCGATCAATGAAACGATAACATTCCATGATTCATGCTACTTGGGACGTTATAATGACGTGTATGACCCGCCGCGTGAGATCTTGAAGGCCATTCCAGGCGTAAATCTGGTTGAAATGAAGCGAAACCGTGAAAATGGAATGTGCTGTGGAGCAGGCGGAGGAATGATGTGGATGGAGGAAGATACAGGCCAGCGTGTAAACGTAGCAAGAACGGAGCAGGCACTTGAAGTAAATCCCGGTATCATCTCTTCTGGCTGTCCTTATTGTTTAACCATGATGTCTGATGGAACAAAGGCCATTGAAGTTGAAGATTCTGTCGGAACATATGATATAGCGGAGTTGCTTGAACGATCTATTTTTGGAGATGTTTCAGAACCTGAAGTTATGGAAGAAAAAGAATTAATTATGCAGTAA
- a CDS encoding amidohydrolase family protein, translated as MAENTGSIEIGKYADFAVLDQDPTRIDPMKIKDISVISTFINGKNVYKKDRVECSRSGGVKHTN; from the coding sequence ATTGCAGAAAATACGGGAAGTATAGAAATAGGAAAATATGCAGACTTTGCCGTACTGGATCAAGATCCGACCCGTATTGACCCAATGAAAATTAAAGATATATCAGTAATCTCTACATTTATTAACGGTAAGAATGTATATAAAAAAGACAGAGTTGAATGTAGCCGTTCAGGCGGGGTAAAGCATACCAATTAA
- a CDS encoding lipid-transfer protein → MKRKIKVIGADMVKFVKPGKQEPYEIMASKAIRGAIKDAGIDFEEIESAFASYSYGDSTSGQTALYKVGMTGIPVFNVNNNCSSGSTALYLARQAVENGVVECALAFGFEEMQPGALGTVYGDKTSPIQSFVDRLEELHPGVSPDAPRAARLFGAGGNEYIEKYGANPDIFAKVAVKTRSHAIHNPYSMFDKPLTVEEVQNSPMIFEPYLTRYCACPPSCGAAAVIVCSEEFAKKHGHKDAVEIIAQSMATDNETTFTTGAMNLVGQDMTRRAANAVYEQAGFGAEEVDVVELHDCFTPNEVITYEGLGLCGEGEAEAFINNKDNTYGGKYVVNPSGGLMSKGHPIGATGLAQCTELVWHLRGTAGKRQVENARVGLQHNLGLGGAVVVTMYRKP, encoded by the coding sequence ATGAAAAGAAAAATTAAAGTAATTGGTGCGGATATGGTTAAGTTTGTTAAACCTGGTAAGCAGGAGCCTTATGAAATTATGGCATCTAAAGCAATCCGGGGTGCAATAAAAGACGCTGGAATCGACTTTGAAGAAATTGAAAGCGCTTTTGCAAGTTACAGTTACGGGGACAGCACATCAGGACAAACAGCTCTTTATAAAGTTGGAATGACAGGTATTCCCGTATTCAACGTGAATAATAACTGTTCATCAGGATCAACAGCATTATATTTAGCACGGCAGGCAGTAGAAAACGGGGTGGTTGAATGCGCACTGGCCTTCGGTTTTGAAGAGATGCAGCCGGGAGCACTAGGAACCGTTTATGGAGATAAAACATCACCTATTCAATCATTTGTAGACCGTTTAGAAGAATTACATCCCGGTGTTTCGCCGGATGCCCCACGAGCTGCCAGATTATTTGGTGCTGGAGGAAATGAATATATAGAAAAGTACGGTGCGAACCCTGATATATTCGCAAAAGTGGCCGTCAAAACACGGAGTCATGCAATTCACAATCCATACTCCATGTTTGATAAGCCTTTGACTGTGGAAGAAGTCCAAAATTCGCCGATGATTTTCGAACCGTATTTGACGCGTTACTGTGCATGTCCGCCGTCATGCGGTGCTGCAGCAGTCATAGTGTGCAGCGAAGAGTTTGCAAAGAAGCATGGACATAAGGACGCGGTTGAAATTATTGCTCAGTCAATGGCCACGGATAATGAGACGACATTTACTACTGGAGCTATGAACTTAGTTGGTCAGGATATGACACGAAGAGCTGCGAATGCAGTGTATGAGCAGGCAGGATTCGGAGCTGAAGAAGTAGATGTAGTGGAACTGCATGATTGCTTTACGCCGAATGAAGTAATCACATATGAAGGACTAGGTTTGTGCGGTGAAGGCGAAGCGGAAGCATTCATTAACAATAAAGATAATACGTATGGAGGGAAATATGTAGTTAATCCGTCGGGGGGGCTGATGTCTAAAGGACACCCGATTGGAGCTACAGGTTTAGCGCAGTGCACTGAACTGGTTTGGCATTTGCGCGGAACAGCCGGAAAACGTCAAGTGGAAAATGCAAGAGTCGGATTACAGCATAACTTGGGTCTCGGCGGAGCTGTAGTAGTGACGATGTACCGTAAACCTTAA